In the genome of Chaetodon auriga isolate fChaAug3 chromosome 15, fChaAug3.hap1, whole genome shotgun sequence, one region contains:
- the LOC143332421 gene encoding U2 snRNP-associated SURP motif-containing protein isoform X3, translating to MCMHLSMADRKGKPVTPIKTLTKKEQEELKKKEEEKAAEVFEEFLASFETSEKSGGKTFVRGGIVNATKEEEAAEVKKNKLYRPATKFVPVSQHVSPLPSAESKKSTFKRKAEEKKKSNLELFKEELKLIQEEREERHKRKKNDPGGGGGGGGEGGGGGGYGDLDVPLSGRSTLYDDLSVPVTTNLYISCISPKMNEEMLCKEFGKYGPLASVKIMWPRTDEERCRTSNRAFVAFMTRKDAERALAALDGKVIMGFEMKLGWGKPARIPPQPLYTPVGVRATPPPPSGLPFNAQPRDRFRNDFTKPLGMSKGDLEKSLSEAVVKVVIPTERNLLFLIHRMIEFVVREGHVFEAIIMNKEKNNPDYRFLFDNKSQDHVYYRWKLFSILQGESPTEWRTTDFRMFRGGSIWRPPVLNNYSQRGEDRAKEEEDAPPEEEVKKGQLRAEHRQRLETLLKELTPSREDVANAMLFCLQRADAAEEVVGHITESFSLLQTPLQKKIARLYLVSDILHNSCAKVAGASYYRKYFETKLTQIFGDLNAAHKNIQARLQAEQFKQKVMSCFRAWEDWAIYPEPYLIHLQNIFLGFARAAEETERRETTEEVPSDLDGAPMDGTPIDGLPLDRAPVDDLDGCPMGWDPLDGVSVDDIDGVPLGATIDDIDGMPLDESNVPLSRVPLSKWEKTGDTGTFSQAKTESKWDVVLEQESEGDVSISINSQDGDEDSESDSSDDSCSLSRYDNADFQSSLRSFQMSESKRKRLRELEVKVMRLQDELESGKRARKSGMSIQQQVEHYRNKLLQKEFEKDEEKNETLTSKSKDKSKGDRRDKERSKRGEDGDRRRRRSRDPDDQNRKSRSTSPLKTRSPKWSRRSRSPSPERKSGKSRSRSPHRSHKKRKKSKH from the exons ATGTGCATGCA TTTGAGTATGGCAGACAGAAAGGGAAAGCCTGTCACTCCaatcaaaacactgacaaagaaGGAACAAGAAGAGCTCAAGAAAAAG gaggaggaaaaagcagcagaggttttTGAGGAGTTCTTGGCATCATTCGAGACCAGTGAGAAAAGCGGAGGGAAAACATTTGTCCGTGGGGGGATCGTGAACGCAACTAAAG AGGAGGAAGCCGCAGAGGTCAAGAAGAATAAGCTGTATCGACCTGCTACGAAGTTTGTCCCCGTGTCCCAGCATGTGTCACCACTACCATCTGCTGAGAGCAAAAAGTCT acatttaaaagaaaggcagaagagaagaagaagagtaatCTTGAACTCTTCAAAGAAGAACTTAAGCT AATACAAGAGGAGCGCGAGGAAAGAcataaaaggaagaaaaatgaccctggtgggggaggaggaggaggaggagaaggaggaggaggaggaggatatggAGATCTGGATGTACCCTTGTCAGGACGATCAA CTTTATATGATGACCTATCAGTGCCAGTCACCACCAACCTGTACATTAGCTGCATTAGCCCAAAG ATGAACGAGGAGATGCTCTGCAAAGAGTTTGGTAAGTATGGTCCCCTGGCCAGCGTGAAGATCATGTGGCCCCGGACGGACGAGGAGCGCTGCAGGACCTCCAACAGGGCCTTTGTGGCTTTCATGACACGGAAAGATGCAGAGAGAGCCTTGGCTGCACTTGATG GTAAAGTGATTATGGGGTTTGAAATGAAGCTGGGATGGGGCAAACCAGCTCGCATTCCACCTCAGCCTCTCTACACACCGGTGGGGGTGAGGGCCACGCCGCCGCCCCCATCTGGTCTGCCGTTCAATGCGCAGCCAAGGGATCGCTTCCGTAATGACTTCACCAAGCCGCTGGGCATGTCCAAAGGGGATCTTGAGAAG AGTCTGTCCGAAGCGGTAGTCAAAGTGGTTATCCCAACCGAAAG GAATCTTTTATTCCTTATTCACAGGATGATAGAGTTTGTGGTGCGTGAAGGCCATGTGTTTGAAGCCATAATAATGAACAAGGAGAAAAACAATCCAGATTACAG GTTCCTTTTTGACAACAAAAGCCAAGACCACGTGTACTATCGCTGGAAACTGTTCTCCATCCTCCAG GGAGAGTCCCCGACGGAGTGGAGGACCACTGATTTTCGGATGTTCCGAGGAGGCTCCATATGGAGACCCCCGGTTCTAAACAACTACTCTCAGAGAGGTGAAGATAGggcaaaggaggaggaggatgcccCCCCTGAGGAAGAGGTGAAGAAAGGGCAGCTCAGAGCCGA GCACAGACAGAGGCTGGAGACACTGCTTAAAGAGCTCACTCCGAGCAGAGAAGATGTTGCCAATGCCATGCTGTTCTGTCTCCAGCGAGCGGATGCAGCAGAGGAAGTAGTGGGACACATCACGGAATCGTTTTCCTTGCTTCAGACGCCCCTTCAGAAGAAG ATTGCCAGATTGTATCTCGTGTCAGACATCTTGCACAACTCATGTGCCAAAGTAGCTGGTGCATCATATTACCGTAAATA TTTTGAAACAAAGCTAACACAGATATTTGGAGACCTTAACGcagcacacaaaaacatacaagccCGGCTGCAGGCTGAACAGTTTAAG CAAAAAGTTATGAGTTGCTTCAGAGCATGGGAAGACTGGGCCATATACCCCGAGCCTTATCTAATCCACCTTCAAAACATCTTTCTGGGCTTCGCCAGAGCAgcggaggagacagagagacgagagaCGACAGAG GAGGTACCCTCCGATCTGGACGGTGCGCCGATGGACGGCACACCTATAGATgggttacctttggacagagctccTGTGGATGACCTCGACGGTTGCCCCATGGGGTGGGACCCTCTGGATGGAGTCTCTGTTGACGACATAGATGGCGTTCCTTTAGGAGCCACCATCGATGACATTGATGGAATGCCCT TGGATGAGAGCAACGTTCCTCTGTCCAGAGTGCCTTTGTCTAAGTGGGAGAAGACGGGCGATACTGGGACGTTTTCTCAAG CCAAAACTGAGTCAAAGTGGGATGTGGTGCTGGAGCAAGAAAGTGAAGGTGATGTGAGTATAAG CATCAACTCACAGGATGGAGATGAGGACTCAGAGAGCGACAGCAGCGATGACTCCTGCAGCTTGTCCAGATACGACAACGCAGACTTCCAGAGCTCCCTCCGAAGTTTTCAAATGTCTGAGAGCAAAAGGAAAAGGTTGAGAGAGCTGGAG GTAAAGGTCATGAGGCTCCAGGATGAGCTGGAATCTGGCAAGAGGGCGAGGAAGTCTGGAATGAGCATCCAACAACAAGTGGAGCACTACAggaacaaactgctgcagaag GAGtttgaaaaagatgaagaaaagaacGAGACATTGACATCGAAGTCCAAAGACAAGTCAAAGGGTGACAGAAGGGACAAAGAAAGGAGCAAAAGAGGTGAAGACGGGGACAGAAGACGACGACGGAGTAGAGATCCTGATGACCAGAACCGAAAATCGAGGAGCACCTCTCCCTTAAA GACACGGTCTCCCAAATGGTCCAGACGTTCCCGGTCACCATCCCCAGAGCGGAAGTCAGGGAAGTCCAGGTCACGGTCACCACACCGCTCCcacaagaagagaaagaagagcaaacactga
- the LOC143332421 gene encoding U2 snRNP-associated SURP motif-containing protein isoform X1, protein MCMHLSMADRKGKPVTPIKTLTKKEQEELKKKEEEKAAEVFEEFLASFETSEKSGGKTFVRGGIVNATKEEEAAEVKKNKLYRPATKFVPVSQHVSPLPSAESKKSTFKRKAEEKKKSNLELFKEELKLIQEEREERHKRKKNDPGGGGGGGGEGGGGGGYGDLDVPLSGRSTLYDDLSVPVTTNLYISCISPKVTEHTDLDWLSAAWVYTSHLLFVFQMNEEMLCKEFGKYGPLASVKIMWPRTDEERCRTSNRAFVAFMTRKDAERALAALDGKVIMGFEMKLGWGKPARIPPQPLYTPVGVRATPPPPSGLPFNAQPRDRFRNDFTKPLGMSKGDLEKSLSEAVVKVVIPTERNLLFLIHRMIEFVVREGHVFEAIIMNKEKNNPDYRFLFDNKSQDHVYYRWKLFSILQGESPTEWRTTDFRMFRGGSIWRPPVLNNYSQRGEDRAKEEEDAPPEEEVKKGQLRAEHRQRLETLLKELTPSREDVANAMLFCLQRADAAEEVVGHITESFSLLQTPLQKKIARLYLVSDILHNSCAKVAGASYYRKYFETKLTQIFGDLNAAHKNIQARLQAEQFKQKVMSCFRAWEDWAIYPEPYLIHLQNIFLGFARAAEETERRETTEEVPSDLDGAPMDGTPIDGLPLDRAPVDDLDGCPMGWDPLDGVSVDDIDGVPLGATIDDIDGMPLDESNVPLSRVPLSKWEKTGDTGTFSQAKTESKWDVVLEQESEGDVSISINSQDGDEDSESDSSDDSCSLSRYDNADFQSSLRSFQMSESKRKRLRELEVKVMRLQDELESGKRARKSGMSIQQQVEHYRNKLLQKEFEKDEEKNETLTSKSKDKSKGDRRDKERSKRGEDGDRRRRRSRDPDDQNRKSRSTSPLKTRSPKWSRRSRSPSPERKSGKSRSRSPHRSHKKRKKSKH, encoded by the exons ATGTGCATGCA TTTGAGTATGGCAGACAGAAAGGGAAAGCCTGTCACTCCaatcaaaacactgacaaagaaGGAACAAGAAGAGCTCAAGAAAAAG gaggaggaaaaagcagcagaggttttTGAGGAGTTCTTGGCATCATTCGAGACCAGTGAGAAAAGCGGAGGGAAAACATTTGTCCGTGGGGGGATCGTGAACGCAACTAAAG AGGAGGAAGCCGCAGAGGTCAAGAAGAATAAGCTGTATCGACCTGCTACGAAGTTTGTCCCCGTGTCCCAGCATGTGTCACCACTACCATCTGCTGAGAGCAAAAAGTCT acatttaaaagaaaggcagaagagaagaagaagagtaatCTTGAACTCTTCAAAGAAGAACTTAAGCT AATACAAGAGGAGCGCGAGGAAAGAcataaaaggaagaaaaatgaccctggtgggggaggaggaggaggaggagaaggaggaggaggaggaggatatggAGATCTGGATGTACCCTTGTCAGGACGATCAA CTTTATATGATGACCTATCAGTGCCAGTCACCACCAACCTGTACATTAGCTGCATTAGCCCAAAGGTAACAGAGCACACCGACTTGGATTGGCTGAGTGCAGCGTGGGTGTACACTTCTCATCTTCTTTTCGTTTTTCAGATGAACGAGGAGATGCTCTGCAAAGAGTTTGGTAAGTATGGTCCCCTGGCCAGCGTGAAGATCATGTGGCCCCGGACGGACGAGGAGCGCTGCAGGACCTCCAACAGGGCCTTTGTGGCTTTCATGACACGGAAAGATGCAGAGAGAGCCTTGGCTGCACTTGATG GTAAAGTGATTATGGGGTTTGAAATGAAGCTGGGATGGGGCAAACCAGCTCGCATTCCACCTCAGCCTCTCTACACACCGGTGGGGGTGAGGGCCACGCCGCCGCCCCCATCTGGTCTGCCGTTCAATGCGCAGCCAAGGGATCGCTTCCGTAATGACTTCACCAAGCCGCTGGGCATGTCCAAAGGGGATCTTGAGAAG AGTCTGTCCGAAGCGGTAGTCAAAGTGGTTATCCCAACCGAAAG GAATCTTTTATTCCTTATTCACAGGATGATAGAGTTTGTGGTGCGTGAAGGCCATGTGTTTGAAGCCATAATAATGAACAAGGAGAAAAACAATCCAGATTACAG GTTCCTTTTTGACAACAAAAGCCAAGACCACGTGTACTATCGCTGGAAACTGTTCTCCATCCTCCAG GGAGAGTCCCCGACGGAGTGGAGGACCACTGATTTTCGGATGTTCCGAGGAGGCTCCATATGGAGACCCCCGGTTCTAAACAACTACTCTCAGAGAGGTGAAGATAGggcaaaggaggaggaggatgcccCCCCTGAGGAAGAGGTGAAGAAAGGGCAGCTCAGAGCCGA GCACAGACAGAGGCTGGAGACACTGCTTAAAGAGCTCACTCCGAGCAGAGAAGATGTTGCCAATGCCATGCTGTTCTGTCTCCAGCGAGCGGATGCAGCAGAGGAAGTAGTGGGACACATCACGGAATCGTTTTCCTTGCTTCAGACGCCCCTTCAGAAGAAG ATTGCCAGATTGTATCTCGTGTCAGACATCTTGCACAACTCATGTGCCAAAGTAGCTGGTGCATCATATTACCGTAAATA TTTTGAAACAAAGCTAACACAGATATTTGGAGACCTTAACGcagcacacaaaaacatacaagccCGGCTGCAGGCTGAACAGTTTAAG CAAAAAGTTATGAGTTGCTTCAGAGCATGGGAAGACTGGGCCATATACCCCGAGCCTTATCTAATCCACCTTCAAAACATCTTTCTGGGCTTCGCCAGAGCAgcggaggagacagagagacgagagaCGACAGAG GAGGTACCCTCCGATCTGGACGGTGCGCCGATGGACGGCACACCTATAGATgggttacctttggacagagctccTGTGGATGACCTCGACGGTTGCCCCATGGGGTGGGACCCTCTGGATGGAGTCTCTGTTGACGACATAGATGGCGTTCCTTTAGGAGCCACCATCGATGACATTGATGGAATGCCCT TGGATGAGAGCAACGTTCCTCTGTCCAGAGTGCCTTTGTCTAAGTGGGAGAAGACGGGCGATACTGGGACGTTTTCTCAAG CCAAAACTGAGTCAAAGTGGGATGTGGTGCTGGAGCAAGAAAGTGAAGGTGATGTGAGTATAAG CATCAACTCACAGGATGGAGATGAGGACTCAGAGAGCGACAGCAGCGATGACTCCTGCAGCTTGTCCAGATACGACAACGCAGACTTCCAGAGCTCCCTCCGAAGTTTTCAAATGTCTGAGAGCAAAAGGAAAAGGTTGAGAGAGCTGGAG GTAAAGGTCATGAGGCTCCAGGATGAGCTGGAATCTGGCAAGAGGGCGAGGAAGTCTGGAATGAGCATCCAACAACAAGTGGAGCACTACAggaacaaactgctgcagaag GAGtttgaaaaagatgaagaaaagaacGAGACATTGACATCGAAGTCCAAAGACAAGTCAAAGGGTGACAGAAGGGACAAAGAAAGGAGCAAAAGAGGTGAAGACGGGGACAGAAGACGACGACGGAGTAGAGATCCTGATGACCAGAACCGAAAATCGAGGAGCACCTCTCCCTTAAA GACACGGTCTCCCAAATGGTCCAGACGTTCCCGGTCACCATCCCCAGAGCGGAAGTCAGGGAAGTCCAGGTCACGGTCACCACACCGCTCCcacaagaagagaaagaagagcaaacactga
- the LOC143332421 gene encoding U2 snRNP-associated SURP motif-containing protein isoform X2, producing the protein MADRKGKPVTPIKTLTKKEQEELKKKEEEKAAEVFEEFLASFETSEKSGGKTFVRGGIVNATKEEEAAEVKKNKLYRPATKFVPVSQHVSPLPSAESKKSTFKRKAEEKKKSNLELFKEELKLIQEEREERHKRKKNDPGGGGGGGGEGGGGGGYGDLDVPLSGRSTLYDDLSVPVTTNLYISCISPKVTEHTDLDWLSAAWVYTSHLLFVFQMNEEMLCKEFGKYGPLASVKIMWPRTDEERCRTSNRAFVAFMTRKDAERALAALDGKVIMGFEMKLGWGKPARIPPQPLYTPVGVRATPPPPSGLPFNAQPRDRFRNDFTKPLGMSKGDLEKSLSEAVVKVVIPTERNLLFLIHRMIEFVVREGHVFEAIIMNKEKNNPDYRFLFDNKSQDHVYYRWKLFSILQGESPTEWRTTDFRMFRGGSIWRPPVLNNYSQRGEDRAKEEEDAPPEEEVKKGQLRAEHRQRLETLLKELTPSREDVANAMLFCLQRADAAEEVVGHITESFSLLQTPLQKKIARLYLVSDILHNSCAKVAGASYYRKYFETKLTQIFGDLNAAHKNIQARLQAEQFKQKVMSCFRAWEDWAIYPEPYLIHLQNIFLGFARAAEETERRETTEEVPSDLDGAPMDGTPIDGLPLDRAPVDDLDGCPMGWDPLDGVSVDDIDGVPLGATIDDIDGMPLDESNVPLSRVPLSKWEKTGDTGTFSQAKTESKWDVVLEQESEGDVSISINSQDGDEDSESDSSDDSCSLSRYDNADFQSSLRSFQMSESKRKRLRELEVKVMRLQDELESGKRARKSGMSIQQQVEHYRNKLLQKEFEKDEEKNETLTSKSKDKSKGDRRDKERSKRGEDGDRRRRRSRDPDDQNRKSRSTSPLKTRSPKWSRRSRSPSPERKSGKSRSRSPHRSHKKRKKSKH; encoded by the exons ATGGCAGACAGAAAGGGAAAGCCTGTCACTCCaatcaaaacactgacaaagaaGGAACAAGAAGAGCTCAAGAAAAAG gaggaggaaaaagcagcagaggttttTGAGGAGTTCTTGGCATCATTCGAGACCAGTGAGAAAAGCGGAGGGAAAACATTTGTCCGTGGGGGGATCGTGAACGCAACTAAAG AGGAGGAAGCCGCAGAGGTCAAGAAGAATAAGCTGTATCGACCTGCTACGAAGTTTGTCCCCGTGTCCCAGCATGTGTCACCACTACCATCTGCTGAGAGCAAAAAGTCT acatttaaaagaaaggcagaagagaagaagaagagtaatCTTGAACTCTTCAAAGAAGAACTTAAGCT AATACAAGAGGAGCGCGAGGAAAGAcataaaaggaagaaaaatgaccctggtgggggaggaggaggaggaggagaaggaggaggaggaggaggatatggAGATCTGGATGTACCCTTGTCAGGACGATCAA CTTTATATGATGACCTATCAGTGCCAGTCACCACCAACCTGTACATTAGCTGCATTAGCCCAAAGGTAACAGAGCACACCGACTTGGATTGGCTGAGTGCAGCGTGGGTGTACACTTCTCATCTTCTTTTCGTTTTTCAGATGAACGAGGAGATGCTCTGCAAAGAGTTTGGTAAGTATGGTCCCCTGGCCAGCGTGAAGATCATGTGGCCCCGGACGGACGAGGAGCGCTGCAGGACCTCCAACAGGGCCTTTGTGGCTTTCATGACACGGAAAGATGCAGAGAGAGCCTTGGCTGCACTTGATG GTAAAGTGATTATGGGGTTTGAAATGAAGCTGGGATGGGGCAAACCAGCTCGCATTCCACCTCAGCCTCTCTACACACCGGTGGGGGTGAGGGCCACGCCGCCGCCCCCATCTGGTCTGCCGTTCAATGCGCAGCCAAGGGATCGCTTCCGTAATGACTTCACCAAGCCGCTGGGCATGTCCAAAGGGGATCTTGAGAAG AGTCTGTCCGAAGCGGTAGTCAAAGTGGTTATCCCAACCGAAAG GAATCTTTTATTCCTTATTCACAGGATGATAGAGTTTGTGGTGCGTGAAGGCCATGTGTTTGAAGCCATAATAATGAACAAGGAGAAAAACAATCCAGATTACAG GTTCCTTTTTGACAACAAAAGCCAAGACCACGTGTACTATCGCTGGAAACTGTTCTCCATCCTCCAG GGAGAGTCCCCGACGGAGTGGAGGACCACTGATTTTCGGATGTTCCGAGGAGGCTCCATATGGAGACCCCCGGTTCTAAACAACTACTCTCAGAGAGGTGAAGATAGggcaaaggaggaggaggatgcccCCCCTGAGGAAGAGGTGAAGAAAGGGCAGCTCAGAGCCGA GCACAGACAGAGGCTGGAGACACTGCTTAAAGAGCTCACTCCGAGCAGAGAAGATGTTGCCAATGCCATGCTGTTCTGTCTCCAGCGAGCGGATGCAGCAGAGGAAGTAGTGGGACACATCACGGAATCGTTTTCCTTGCTTCAGACGCCCCTTCAGAAGAAG ATTGCCAGATTGTATCTCGTGTCAGACATCTTGCACAACTCATGTGCCAAAGTAGCTGGTGCATCATATTACCGTAAATA TTTTGAAACAAAGCTAACACAGATATTTGGAGACCTTAACGcagcacacaaaaacatacaagccCGGCTGCAGGCTGAACAGTTTAAG CAAAAAGTTATGAGTTGCTTCAGAGCATGGGAAGACTGGGCCATATACCCCGAGCCTTATCTAATCCACCTTCAAAACATCTTTCTGGGCTTCGCCAGAGCAgcggaggagacagagagacgagagaCGACAGAG GAGGTACCCTCCGATCTGGACGGTGCGCCGATGGACGGCACACCTATAGATgggttacctttggacagagctccTGTGGATGACCTCGACGGTTGCCCCATGGGGTGGGACCCTCTGGATGGAGTCTCTGTTGACGACATAGATGGCGTTCCTTTAGGAGCCACCATCGATGACATTGATGGAATGCCCT TGGATGAGAGCAACGTTCCTCTGTCCAGAGTGCCTTTGTCTAAGTGGGAGAAGACGGGCGATACTGGGACGTTTTCTCAAG CCAAAACTGAGTCAAAGTGGGATGTGGTGCTGGAGCAAGAAAGTGAAGGTGATGTGAGTATAAG CATCAACTCACAGGATGGAGATGAGGACTCAGAGAGCGACAGCAGCGATGACTCCTGCAGCTTGTCCAGATACGACAACGCAGACTTCCAGAGCTCCCTCCGAAGTTTTCAAATGTCTGAGAGCAAAAGGAAAAGGTTGAGAGAGCTGGAG GTAAAGGTCATGAGGCTCCAGGATGAGCTGGAATCTGGCAAGAGGGCGAGGAAGTCTGGAATGAGCATCCAACAACAAGTGGAGCACTACAggaacaaactgctgcagaag GAGtttgaaaaagatgaagaaaagaacGAGACATTGACATCGAAGTCCAAAGACAAGTCAAAGGGTGACAGAAGGGACAAAGAAAGGAGCAAAAGAGGTGAAGACGGGGACAGAAGACGACGACGGAGTAGAGATCCTGATGACCAGAACCGAAAATCGAGGAGCACCTCTCCCTTAAA GACACGGTCTCCCAAATGGTCCAGACGTTCCCGGTCACCATCCCCAGAGCGGAAGTCAGGGAAGTCCAGGTCACGGTCACCACACCGCTCCcacaagaagagaaagaagagcaaacactga
- the LOC143332421 gene encoding U2 snRNP-associated SURP motif-containing protein isoform X4 — translation MADRKGKPVTPIKTLTKKEQEELKKKEEEKAAEVFEEFLASFETSEKSGGKTFVRGGIVNATKEEEAAEVKKNKLYRPATKFVPVSQHVSPLPSAESKKSTFKRKAEEKKKSNLELFKEELKLIQEEREERHKRKKNDPGGGGGGGGEGGGGGGYGDLDVPLSGRSTLYDDLSVPVTTNLYISCISPKMNEEMLCKEFGKYGPLASVKIMWPRTDEERCRTSNRAFVAFMTRKDAERALAALDGKVIMGFEMKLGWGKPARIPPQPLYTPVGVRATPPPPSGLPFNAQPRDRFRNDFTKPLGMSKGDLEKSLSEAVVKVVIPTERNLLFLIHRMIEFVVREGHVFEAIIMNKEKNNPDYRFLFDNKSQDHVYYRWKLFSILQGESPTEWRTTDFRMFRGGSIWRPPVLNNYSQRGEDRAKEEEDAPPEEEVKKGQLRAEHRQRLETLLKELTPSREDVANAMLFCLQRADAAEEVVGHITESFSLLQTPLQKKIARLYLVSDILHNSCAKVAGASYYRKYFETKLTQIFGDLNAAHKNIQARLQAEQFKQKVMSCFRAWEDWAIYPEPYLIHLQNIFLGFARAAEETERRETTEEVPSDLDGAPMDGTPIDGLPLDRAPVDDLDGCPMGWDPLDGVSVDDIDGVPLGATIDDIDGMPLDESNVPLSRVPLSKWEKTGDTGTFSQAKTESKWDVVLEQESEGDVSISINSQDGDEDSESDSSDDSCSLSRYDNADFQSSLRSFQMSESKRKRLRELEVKVMRLQDELESGKRARKSGMSIQQQVEHYRNKLLQKEFEKDEEKNETLTSKSKDKSKGDRRDKERSKRGEDGDRRRRRSRDPDDQNRKSRSTSPLKTRSPKWSRRSRSPSPERKSGKSRSRSPHRSHKKRKKSKH, via the exons ATGGCAGACAGAAAGGGAAAGCCTGTCACTCCaatcaaaacactgacaaagaaGGAACAAGAAGAGCTCAAGAAAAAG gaggaggaaaaagcagcagaggttttTGAGGAGTTCTTGGCATCATTCGAGACCAGTGAGAAAAGCGGAGGGAAAACATTTGTCCGTGGGGGGATCGTGAACGCAACTAAAG AGGAGGAAGCCGCAGAGGTCAAGAAGAATAAGCTGTATCGACCTGCTACGAAGTTTGTCCCCGTGTCCCAGCATGTGTCACCACTACCATCTGCTGAGAGCAAAAAGTCT acatttaaaagaaaggcagaagagaagaagaagagtaatCTTGAACTCTTCAAAGAAGAACTTAAGCT AATACAAGAGGAGCGCGAGGAAAGAcataaaaggaagaaaaatgaccctggtgggggaggaggaggaggaggagaaggaggaggaggaggaggatatggAGATCTGGATGTACCCTTGTCAGGACGATCAA CTTTATATGATGACCTATCAGTGCCAGTCACCACCAACCTGTACATTAGCTGCATTAGCCCAAAG ATGAACGAGGAGATGCTCTGCAAAGAGTTTGGTAAGTATGGTCCCCTGGCCAGCGTGAAGATCATGTGGCCCCGGACGGACGAGGAGCGCTGCAGGACCTCCAACAGGGCCTTTGTGGCTTTCATGACACGGAAAGATGCAGAGAGAGCCTTGGCTGCACTTGATG GTAAAGTGATTATGGGGTTTGAAATGAAGCTGGGATGGGGCAAACCAGCTCGCATTCCACCTCAGCCTCTCTACACACCGGTGGGGGTGAGGGCCACGCCGCCGCCCCCATCTGGTCTGCCGTTCAATGCGCAGCCAAGGGATCGCTTCCGTAATGACTTCACCAAGCCGCTGGGCATGTCCAAAGGGGATCTTGAGAAG AGTCTGTCCGAAGCGGTAGTCAAAGTGGTTATCCCAACCGAAAG GAATCTTTTATTCCTTATTCACAGGATGATAGAGTTTGTGGTGCGTGAAGGCCATGTGTTTGAAGCCATAATAATGAACAAGGAGAAAAACAATCCAGATTACAG GTTCCTTTTTGACAACAAAAGCCAAGACCACGTGTACTATCGCTGGAAACTGTTCTCCATCCTCCAG GGAGAGTCCCCGACGGAGTGGAGGACCACTGATTTTCGGATGTTCCGAGGAGGCTCCATATGGAGACCCCCGGTTCTAAACAACTACTCTCAGAGAGGTGAAGATAGggcaaaggaggaggaggatgcccCCCCTGAGGAAGAGGTGAAGAAAGGGCAGCTCAGAGCCGA GCACAGACAGAGGCTGGAGACACTGCTTAAAGAGCTCACTCCGAGCAGAGAAGATGTTGCCAATGCCATGCTGTTCTGTCTCCAGCGAGCGGATGCAGCAGAGGAAGTAGTGGGACACATCACGGAATCGTTTTCCTTGCTTCAGACGCCCCTTCAGAAGAAG ATTGCCAGATTGTATCTCGTGTCAGACATCTTGCACAACTCATGTGCCAAAGTAGCTGGTGCATCATATTACCGTAAATA TTTTGAAACAAAGCTAACACAGATATTTGGAGACCTTAACGcagcacacaaaaacatacaagccCGGCTGCAGGCTGAACAGTTTAAG CAAAAAGTTATGAGTTGCTTCAGAGCATGGGAAGACTGGGCCATATACCCCGAGCCTTATCTAATCCACCTTCAAAACATCTTTCTGGGCTTCGCCAGAGCAgcggaggagacagagagacgagagaCGACAGAG GAGGTACCCTCCGATCTGGACGGTGCGCCGATGGACGGCACACCTATAGATgggttacctttggacagagctccTGTGGATGACCTCGACGGTTGCCCCATGGGGTGGGACCCTCTGGATGGAGTCTCTGTTGACGACATAGATGGCGTTCCTTTAGGAGCCACCATCGATGACATTGATGGAATGCCCT TGGATGAGAGCAACGTTCCTCTGTCCAGAGTGCCTTTGTCTAAGTGGGAGAAGACGGGCGATACTGGGACGTTTTCTCAAG CCAAAACTGAGTCAAAGTGGGATGTGGTGCTGGAGCAAGAAAGTGAAGGTGATGTGAGTATAAG CATCAACTCACAGGATGGAGATGAGGACTCAGAGAGCGACAGCAGCGATGACTCCTGCAGCTTGTCCAGATACGACAACGCAGACTTCCAGAGCTCCCTCCGAAGTTTTCAAATGTCTGAGAGCAAAAGGAAAAGGTTGAGAGAGCTGGAG GTAAAGGTCATGAGGCTCCAGGATGAGCTGGAATCTGGCAAGAGGGCGAGGAAGTCTGGAATGAGCATCCAACAACAAGTGGAGCACTACAggaacaaactgctgcagaag GAGtttgaaaaagatgaagaaaagaacGAGACATTGACATCGAAGTCCAAAGACAAGTCAAAGGGTGACAGAAGGGACAAAGAAAGGAGCAAAAGAGGTGAAGACGGGGACAGAAGACGACGACGGAGTAGAGATCCTGATGACCAGAACCGAAAATCGAGGAGCACCTCTCCCTTAAA GACACGGTCTCCCAAATGGTCCAGACGTTCCCGGTCACCATCCCCAGAGCGGAAGTCAGGGAAGTCCAGGTCACGGTCACCACACCGCTCCcacaagaagagaaagaagagcaaacactga